Proteins from a single region of Bacteroidales bacterium:
- a CDS encoding N-6 DNA methylase: MTKISYNERSWAIDLITEINLYVSKNNKTINRAGGETTINTGVKRLFPDVLLYGKNSEILMGWELKMPDTSITDTEFINNAILKANILGVNSLLLWNVGIAVLYVRKGNNFTPIKKWDSLKEIATERKEIESLKKEWIIVLHNILKDLNGFFDSGKIEKKTFIESFKDSTIIEFILRNSSVVADGLQKSARKDVKFLAEANIWWRLAKLDYPKQNQWEILSKIILVNWINKLLFAHILIAFFDPAKKVEFIGTQITIDEAIDIFKEISKECNFWNVFQPQLGEKYLDEETWLEIKQFNVLLNDIELSVIGQKLLQDLLQNIIYTSKRKIAGQYTTPMFLARFLTSLTMVNKELSLHDPCCGTGTIARSAYDLKIESGISSKTSLQSIFCSDKVAFPLQIATLALTDPKNIGEIMQIFKEDCTKINIGDEIELKDPYSGEIIKKRYEGVDYMVSNLPFIQQEDLNILNPNIKELTEKIIYKHTGQQLQFSKGDLYSYLPFYLWNLLKQNGKLGIITSNSWLATEWGGVFRNTLNKFYHIENVIISGKGRWFKNADVITTIIIANKRNSIEDINPDENTNFITINSDLNIAKDYDIQEIIENIIANIPNENISFQKYKTQSLFDLGISWNSLFSDISWVSKIKSKLIPANKLFDINRGERRGWDPMFYPESNHNIENIYIRPVLKSSREIENLTTTAGSEAFCCNKSVKELGVLGHDNALSWIKKFEHEVNKKGKPLPKVLERSGCYWYEMKDTTMADFVASMNFDKRIFIAKLNKRSFVNQRLTRFTVKDDNLDLELMHALLNSALGIFFIESIGFGRGLGALDLSSTRMKKNLNMLNPDLLSSKQKQSIKMKFGKLKNRKILPILEELKSADRIDFDNIVFESFEIQAYKDQIIDSLKTLYEIRMNIRL, encoded by the coding sequence ATGACAAAAATCTCATATAATGAAAGAAGTTGGGCGATAGATCTCATCACGGAGATTAATTTATATGTTTCTAAAAACAACAAAACCATAAACCGTGCAGGCGGAGAAACAACAATAAATACTGGGGTAAAAAGATTATTCCCGGATGTTCTTTTGTATGGAAAAAATAGTGAAATACTAATGGGCTGGGAGCTTAAAATGCCAGACACATCAATTACAGATACTGAATTTATAAATAATGCTATATTAAAAGCAAATATTTTAGGTGTAAACAGCCTTCTACTATGGAATGTTGGAATAGCGGTTTTATATGTAAGAAAAGGTAATAATTTTACTCCAATAAAAAAATGGGATTCTCTAAAAGAGATAGCTACCGAAAGAAAAGAAATCGAAAGTCTAAAAAAAGAGTGGATAATAGTTCTTCATAATATTCTCAAGGATTTAAACGGCTTTTTTGATAGTGGAAAAATTGAAAAGAAAACATTTATTGAATCCTTTAAGGATAGTACAATCATAGAATTTATACTTAGAAATAGCTCGGTGGTAGCTGACGGTTTGCAAAAATCAGCCAGAAAAGATGTAAAATTTTTAGCAGAAGCGAATATTTGGTGGAGGCTAGCAAAGCTTGATTATCCAAAACAAAATCAATGGGAAATTTTATCAAAAATCATTCTTGTAAATTGGATTAACAAATTATTATTTGCCCATATCCTGATTGCTTTTTTTGATCCTGCTAAAAAAGTAGAATTTATTGGTACACAAATTACGATAGATGAAGCAATTGATATATTTAAAGAGATTTCAAAAGAGTGTAATTTTTGGAATGTTTTTCAGCCACAACTAGGAGAAAAGTATTTGGATGAAGAAACTTGGCTTGAAATTAAACAATTTAATGTTTTATTGAACGATATTGAGCTGTCAGTGATTGGACAAAAACTGCTTCAAGATTTGCTTCAAAATATAATTTACACTTCAAAAAGAAAAATTGCTGGACAATATACAACCCCTATGTTCTTGGCAAGATTTTTAACAAGTCTTACGATGGTAAATAAGGAGTTGTCTTTGCATGACCCATGTTGCGGAACTGGAACAATCGCAAGATCTGCTTATGATTTAAAAATAGAATCGGGTATTAGCTCAAAAACATCTCTACAATCAATTTTTTGTAGTGATAAGGTCGCTTTCCCTTTGCAAATTGCAACCCTAGCATTAACTGATCCAAAAAATATTGGTGAAATTATGCAAATCTTCAAAGAAGATTGCACAAAAATTAATATAGGGGATGAAATAGAACTCAAAGATCCTTATTCAGGAGAAATTATAAAAAAGAGATATGAAGGTGTTGATTACATGGTTTCTAATTTACCTTTTATACAACAAGAAGATCTTAATATTTTAAACCCAAATATCAAAGAGCTGACAGAAAAAATCATTTATAAACATACCGGACAACAATTACAGTTTTCAAAGGGCGACTTGTATTCATATTTGCCCTTTTATCTTTGGAATTTATTGAAACAAAATGGGAAGCTCGGAATTATAACCTCTAATTCTTGGCTTGCTACTGAATGGGGAGGGGTGTTTAGAAATACTTTAAATAAATTTTATCACATTGAAAATGTAATAATTTCAGGAAAAGGAAGATGGTTTAAAAATGCCGATGTTATTACAACAATTATTATTGCAAACAAAAGGAATTCAATCGAAGATATTAATCCTGATGAAAATACTAATTTTATAACAATCAATAGTGACCTAAATATTGCCAAAGATTACGATATTCAAGAAATAATAGAGAATATAATTGCCAATATTCCTAATGAGAATATTTCATTTCAAAAATATAAGACTCAAAGCTTGTTTGATCTAGGTATAAGCTGGAATTCTTTGTTTAGCGATATTTCTTGGGTGTCAAAAATAAAAAGCAAGCTAATACCTGCAAACAAATTATTTGATATAAACAGAGGAGAAAGACGTGGCTGGGATCCCATGTTTTATCCGGAAAGTAATCATAATATTGAAAATATCTATATCAGGCCAGTATTAAAAAGTTCAAGAGAAATTGAGAATTTAACAACTACGGCAGGATCTGAGGCTTTTTGTTGCAACAAAAGTGTTAAAGAATTAGGAGTACTTGGACATGATAACGCTTTATCCTGGATTAAAAAATTTGAGCATGAGGTAAATAAAAAAGGCAAACCCCTACCAAAAGTCTTAGAAAGAAGTGGCTGCTACTGGTATGAAATGAAAGATACGACAATGGCAGATTTTGTTGCAAGCATGAATTTTGATAAAAGAATATTTATTGCAAAATTAAACAAAAGATCATTTGTAAATCAGAGACTTACAAGATTTACGGTGAAAGACGACAATCTAGATCTGGAACTAATGCATGCTCTGTTAAACAGTGCCCTTGGAATATTTTTCATCGAATCAATTGGCTTCGGAAGAGGTCTTGGGGCGTTAGATTTAAGCTCTACGAGAATGAAGAAAAATCTAAACATGCTAAACCCTGATTTATTATCCAGTAAACAAAAACAAAGTATAAAAATGAAATTCGGAAAATTAAAAAATAGAAAAATATTACCTATTTTGGAAGAATTAAAATCAGCTGATAGAATCGATTTTGACAATATCGTTTTTGAGTCTTTTGAAATACAAGCATATAAAGATCAAATTATTGATTCTCTAAAAACTTTATATGAAATCAGAATGAATATCAGATTATAA
- a CDS encoding DUF262 domain-containing protein, giving the protein MKATEAKLIDFLKKSPQFIIPIYQRTYSWSEKECLQLWEDILRTGSNDKITAHFVGSIVYVEKGLYSVSSQSPLLVIDGQQRLTTVSLMIEALARALGENEPIEGFSAKKMRNYFLLNPLEEGEKKYKLILSQTDKTTLTSLLDQNSYPKDFSVRVKANFDFFTEKITEEKDNLLAVCKGLAKLIIVDISLNRDQDNPQLIFESLNSTGRELSQADLIRNFILMGLEHELQSKLYDQYWRPMEIDFGQEGYAVYFDGFMRHYLTVKTGVIPKEREVYEAFKQYARSPEISSIEALVSDIRTFAGHYCAMALGAETNQELKMAFHDLRELKVDVAFPFLLEIYNDYKKDILSPDELLKIVRLVENYVFRRAICGIPTNSMNKTFGNFSRNLKKDRYLESVQANFMLLPSYRRFPDDEEFKREIKIKDVYNFRSRSYWLRRLENYNRKERVPVDEYTIEHIMPQNENLSATWRAELGPEWERIQKTYLHTLGNLTLTGYNSEYSDRPFIEKRNMKGGFSESPLKLNRSIADKETWAEKNIIERAESLSTQAIDVWFAPKIESSVLEEYKPKTELTEYSIEDHPHLASDPMKSVFKEFRKQVLALDPCVTETFLKLYVAYKAETNFVDIVPQAKRLRLSLNVTFAEINDPKGLCKDVSALGRWGNGDVEVGLSKIEEIPYIMSLVRQAFEKQIGQETE; this is encoded by the coding sequence ATGAAAGCAACCGAAGCAAAATTAATCGATTTTCTAAAAAAATCACCTCAATTCATTATTCCTATTTACCAGCGTACATACAGTTGGAGCGAAAAGGAATGTCTTCAATTGTGGGAAGATATTTTACGCACTGGAAGTAACGACAAAATCACGGCACATTTTGTTGGATCTATTGTTTATGTAGAAAAAGGCCTTTATTCTGTCTCGAGCCAATCACCACTTCTTGTAATTGATGGGCAACAAAGACTTACAACGGTATCGCTAATGATAGAGGCGCTCGCTCGTGCCCTCGGTGAGAACGAACCTATTGAAGGATTTTCGGCAAAAAAAATGCGCAATTATTTTCTACTCAATCCTCTCGAAGAAGGAGAAAAAAAATACAAACTTATTTTGTCGCAAACGGATAAAACAACCTTGACGTCGCTACTCGATCAAAATTCATATCCAAAAGATTTTTCCGTGCGAGTAAAGGCTAATTTTGATTTTTTTACTGAAAAAATTACCGAAGAAAAAGACAACCTTTTGGCTGTCTGCAAAGGTTTGGCAAAACTTATTATCGTAGATATTTCTCTTAACCGTGATCAAGATAATCCGCAATTAATATTTGAAAGCCTAAATTCAACTGGGCGTGAATTAAGCCAAGCTGATTTGATCCGTAATTTTATTCTCATGGGGTTAGAGCATGAGCTCCAGTCAAAACTCTATGATCAATACTGGCGACCGATGGAAATAGATTTTGGCCAAGAAGGTTATGCTGTTTATTTCGACGGTTTCATGAGGCATTATCTCACTGTAAAGACAGGTGTAATACCAAAAGAGCGCGAAGTATATGAAGCGTTCAAGCAATATGCGCGTTCGCCGGAAATTTCCAGCATTGAAGCGCTTGTTTCTGACATTCGTACCTTTGCCGGGCATTACTGCGCTATGGCACTTGGCGCAGAAACCAATCAGGAACTTAAAATGGCATTTCATGACCTCAGAGAATTAAAAGTTGATGTTGCGTTTCCATTCCTATTAGAAATTTATAATGACTACAAAAAAGATATTTTATCTCCGGATGAATTATTAAAAATAGTACGACTTGTAGAAAATTATGTTTTTCGACGTGCTATATGCGGAATTCCGACTAACTCAATGAATAAAACTTTTGGAAATTTCTCTCGCAACTTGAAAAAGGATAGATATTTAGAAAGCGTACAAGCAAATTTTATGCTTCTACCATCTTATCGACGCTTTCCTGATGATGAAGAATTTAAACGAGAAATTAAGATTAAGGATGTTTATAATTTTCGTAGCCGCAGTTACTGGTTGCGTCGATTAGAAAATTACAATAGAAAAGAGCGTGTTCCTGTGGACGAATATACAATAGAACATATCATGCCCCAAAATGAGAACTTATCCGCAACATGGAGGGCAGAACTAGGTCCTGAATGGGAGCGCATTCAAAAAACATATCTTCATACATTGGGTAATCTCACTTTAACTGGTTACAATTCAGAATATAGCGACAGGCCGTTTATCGAAAAGCGAAACATGAAGGGTGGATTTTCAGAAAGCCCTCTAAAACTAAACAGATCGATTGCCGACAAAGAAACCTGGGCAGAAAAAAACATAATAGAACGCGCTGAAAGTCTGTCAACGCAAGCAATTGATGTTTGGTTTGCGCCAAAAATAGAAAGTAGCGTTTTGGAAGAATATAAACCTAAAACAGAACTTACAGAATATAGTATTGAAGATCATCCACACCTTGCGTCTGATCCTATGAAAAGCGTATTTAAAGAATTTCGTAAGCAAGTACTAGCACTTGATCCGTGCGTAACCGAAACATTTTTGAAATTATATGTTGCGTATAAAGCGGAAACTAATTTTGTCGATATTGTACCACAAGCGAAACGACTACGTCTTTCGTTAAATGTAACATTTGCAGAAATAAATGACCCGAAAGGTTTATGTAAGGATGTTTCGGCACTTGGACGCTGGGGCAATGGTGATGTTGAAGTTGGGCTCTCAAAAATTGAAGAAATCCCTTATATTATGAGTTTGGTACGCCAAGCATTTGAAAAGCAAATCGGACAAGAGACAGAGTAA